The Triticum aestivum cultivar Chinese Spring chromosome 4B, IWGSC CS RefSeq v2.1, whole genome shotgun sequence sequence ctactattaattccaaaaccaaaaaaaattctcgAGCCCATGCGTGCTGTCAATGGTGTCAATGgttcgatccagggatgacaaggATCACCGGAGGTCCGGACGGGCAGCGGAGACCAGATCCAGCGACAGCTATTGTAGAGGGACCGGATCCAGTGCAGAGGAGAGCAAGACAACGGTGTGAGGGTCCTCTTCACGGCCAAGGCAGAGAgctcctcgttggccatgtcgacgaCCTGCGTAGGCATGGGCATGGGAGGTGAGTAAAATCGGAGGGACATGGAGAGGGAAAAGAGAAACAAGTAAGAAAGGAATGAGATGGAGGGCGCATCGGGGCTCGTCACCGGTGATGAGGTAGTCCGACATGGTGGCATGGAGATGcggggaagaccggcgagctccaggacgccggcggcgcgaggtggcctCCCTCTtttggcgccatggaggaggaggcacGTGATGCGAGGAGGTGAACTCgttgggcgccatggaggaggaggtgtgcagCACCATGGGAGAGCCTATGGAGAGAGGGAGGAGAGTGAGGGAGAAAggagggattcggccgaggatatgaGGATTTCACCTACCTTgtacttactagtagcgaggggtataaacctgcgctactactaagttgatagtagtagcgcggttttatacccctcgctactactatggcatgtccccggggggcacggtagagaccacttagtagtagcgagggttataaacccgcgctactactatcaacttagtagtagcgggggataaaaacccgcgctactagtaagtagcagtagcgagggttataaacccgtgCTACTAGTAAGTGTCTGTCTATAAGCTTTTCCATAGTAGTGcaacaatgaaaatggttcgtgaTTTGGATGCACAGTAAAAGAGATAAAGCCTTTTTAAAATTGAATCTACAAAAAGGCACAAACAAACCCAATCATATCTCCCTGCGTGGGAAAATATGCCACCAAAATTCTCAAGTTACGATAAGTATCACACATGCAGGCTGTCATTTGTAGAAACTCTCAAGGTGTGAGTAATCTGTGTAAAGGGTACCCCTTAACAAACAATGTCGTTTTTTCAAGCCCCAAAAGGATAAAAAATCACGTGAAGTAAGATTTTTCGGGCGCTAGAGCCCGTTTCACGGTGGTGCAACGGCGGGCTGGGCCCAAATTATTTTTCCTCTGGGCTAGACACTCACATAAAACAGATCTTTTTGTGAGGCATAGTTGCTCCTACGAtactccctcaaaaaaaaaaagttgcTCCTACAGTAAACTAGGTAATTTTTCCTGTGATGAATTCGTTTGAGCTACTCCCCCGGTCCATACATTAGATACATTCgattgagcgacaagtaatatgggtTGGATGGAGTACTAGTAATGAATCCACATATGTGCTGCTCTGAAGCTAATAGTACTAGTTTGTTTGCacacgcaaaaaaaaaaaaagacgcTCATCTTCCCTGCAAGAGACAGGTCCCGCTCTGCTCAGATCCGTGTACGCAAGCATGGCCCACCTCGAGTTCCACGAGTGAAAATTTTAAATCCGTATTAGTTGCTGTCGTAGGAGGTAGTTAGAAGTTAAGTAGACGCGTCCTTTAATTCCAACAGTAAGGAGCCCGGCCTGGTCGTATCATCTTCCGTGCAAGAAACAGCTCCCGGCTGTGCTCCCACGAGGCGTGTACGCAAGACGTACATGTCCACAAAAGCATGGCCCTCCACGGGTTCCACGAGCGAAATATTAAATCATGTTAGTTGCTGCCTGCGTAGTACTACTAGCTAGCAGTAACACAAACGCATGCTATATAAATCCTCTTAGCCAGCTGAGCAATGTACACCCACTACACAGCCCTGAGACTGGAAAGTGATAGAGCAAGAATGGCAGCTCACATGACAGTCCCCAGCGACGCCCAGCTGATTAAGGCGCAGGCTGACCTGCAGCGCCACAGCCTCACCTACCTCACGTCCATGTCGCTCAGGTGCGCCATCGAGCTCGGCATCCCGACGGCGATCCACCGCCTTGGCGGCACCGCGTCGTTGCCCGACCTGATGGCCGCGCTGTCCCTTCCGCCACCCAAGGAGCCGTTTCTCAGCCGCGTCTTGCGGCTGCTGGCCAAATCCGACGCCCTGGCGTGCACCGAGGCCGGGATCTACAGCCTCACCCCGCTGTCCTACATCCTAGTGGACGGCGTGCTCATCGACGGCGAGGCTAGGCAGACCGCCTTCCCGCTGGCCGTGACGTCGCGGTACCACATGGAGTCAGGTCTAGGACTGGCCGATTGGTTCAAGAACGATCGTGCGCTACCAGTGCCGTCtccatttgagcatgtgcatgcGGCGGCGCCCTTCGACGAGAGCATGACGCTCCTCGATCATGAGACCGACAAGCTCTTCTATGAGGCCTTGGCCGCCCATGACCATATGGGGATCGGCACGGTTGTGCGGGAATGCCGTGGGCTGT is a genomic window containing:
- the LOC123093806 gene encoding probable O-methyltransferase 2 gives rise to the protein MYTHYTALRLESDRARMAAHMTVPSDAQLIKAQADLQRHSLTYLTSMSLRCAIELGIPTAIHRLGGTASLPDLMAALSLPPPKEPFLSRVLRLLAKSDALACTEAGIYSLTPLSYILVDGVLIDGEARQTAFPLAVTSRYHMESGLGLADWFKNDRALPVPSPFEHVHAAAPFDESMTLLDHETDKLFYEALAAHDHMGIGTVVRECRGLFNGLESLTDCCGGDGTTARAIVKAYPHIKCNVLDLPQVIDKVPSDGVVNYVAGDLFHTVPPAQAVMLKLVLHFWSDEDCIKILAQCKKAIPSREMGGKVIIIDIVLGSSLETITETELLMDMLMFICTRGRQRDEKEWSTIFTKAGFSDYKIVKKLGHRGVIEVYP